From Heliomicrobium modesticaldum Ice1, a single genomic window includes:
- a CDS encoding DUF5320 domain-containing protein, translated as MPRMDGTGPLGKGSMTGRGRGRCILPVGEVPVYQDGALGGQGGARSASGGQGGLRRIANAFCRFGGLGRGRGNGCPANGGLSNRGMGNGGGGFGRRGGGRGANGRNVGF; from the coding sequence ATGCCTCGAATGGATGGAACCGGCCCCTTGGGAAAGGGATCTATGACTGGACGGGGGCGCGGTCGTTGTATCTTGCCTGTCGGTGAAGTGCCAGTCTACCAAGACGGCGCTCTGGGCGGCCAAGGCGGTGCTCGGAGCGCCTCAGGCGGACAGGGCGGCCTTCGGCGGATCGCCAACGCTTTCTGCCGCTTTGGCGGTCTTGGGAGAGGACGGGGCAACGGCTGTCCGGCCAACGGCGGTCTGAGCAACCGCGGCATGGGCAACGGCGGCGGCGGCTTCGGGCGCCGGGGCGGCGGACGCGGCGCGAATGGGAGAAATGTCGGTTTCTAA
- a CDS encoding NifB/NifX family molybdenum-iron cluster-binding protein has protein sequence MLITSTGPSLDDQVDERFGRARWLLLVDTDSRTLLEALDNHRQVNAMQGSGIKVAEIAGEKGAEWVLTGFVGPKAFAALQAMDIRIGQGVKGTARQVVESFLRGDFTAAEAPNAESHW, from the coding sequence GTGCTGATCACGAGCACCGGTCCCTCTCTGGACGACCAAGTCGATGAGCGCTTCGGCCGAGCGCGCTGGCTGCTTCTGGTGGACACGGACAGCCGAACGTTGCTGGAGGCCCTGGATAATCACAGACAGGTAAACGCCATGCAGGGATCGGGGATCAAAGTGGCGGAAATCGCCGGTGAAAAAGGGGCAGAATGGGTACTGACCGGGTTTGTCGGACCCAAAGCCTTCGCCGCTCTCCAGGCCATGGACATCCGCATCGGCCAGGGTGTCAAGGGCACCGCGCGCCAGGTGGTGGAATCGTTCCTGCGCGGCGACTTTACGGCGGCCGAAGCGCCCAACGCCGAAAGCCACTGGTAA
- a CDS encoding NifB/NifX family molybdenum-iron cluster-binding protein, protein MSNVRLAIPSVRPGGLSAECSGHFGRCDCFTIVEINDGKRVKDTVIDNPPHYEGGCLRPVNLLSEHQVNALVVQGIGAWPLSGFRQAGIEVYQANEPTVQKVVDAFCAGKISPIDDRQVCQHH, encoded by the coding sequence ATGTCCAACGTGCGTCTTGCCATTCCCTCCGTCCGCCCCGGCGGGCTGTCTGCTGAGTGCTCCGGCCATTTTGGCCGCTGCGACTGCTTCACCATCGTTGAGATCAACGACGGTAAACGGGTCAAGGATACCGTCATCGACAACCCGCCCCACTATGAGGGCGGTTGCCTGCGACCGGTGAACCTGCTTTCGGAGCATCAGGTGAATGCCTTGGTCGTGCAGGGCATCGGCGCCTGGCCCCTCTCCGGATTCCGTCAGGCCGGCATCGAAGTCTATCAGGCCAACGAGCCGACGGTGCAAAAAGTGGTGGACGCCTTTTGCGCCGGAAAAATCTCGCCCATCGACGACCGGCAGGTCTGTCAGCATCATTAA
- a CDS encoding YcdB/YcdC domain-containing protein, whose protein sequence is MIYLKKGCQRKGGRRPAQAALAGLVLASMLAGAFPATALAAASSQTATVGEEANKIEKASPQVEARIQKTIDLLRSLYPEFGSLNLQMKFREKNTRMMHGQRLEREEWILFFDDRQSKDKKSEDWIYNQVHMNFDETGALISYSWQNPNWAGTDMPDKAMASKKAKEFLQKLIGADLDRYASGSASSTGTHGAASDGGKKVTWTHRSVQFEGLVNGIPLMNSSDNWTVDVDGKGRIVGVHHWNKERPDPALYPDPAKAITLEAAKRRLAEQTRMVLSYQPQEFLNQHPGGFADMPLPGRKPMVLVYMPDSMGYIDAFTGNLSEGFNAAADGFKKMEATIRITGQGKERYVRSPEEGRRFIEKDLGFDMTGMTFFDALKGEEEEPAAPTIKRYHWDEQARMDSLIAKIRPDKFRPRYASLTTESDTGRVCGFSIGRVYVDSERQVQEAKQYGAIPAEEAKKKAVSFLQSFLPARTIEMKLLEPKDGQPTYPDWVDLSKLPQDFHESPVYDFIFIPIHDGVPVEGLHWHVSVDKATGTVWSFTYFPVDFDKLPSKRGLLSPEAAKERYLKNLDMKEVYLWPEFFNQRAPKPQLVYMPAYETAGVIDAKTGKPIPFVKE, encoded by the coding sequence GTGATATACCTGAAAAAGGGATGCCAAAGAAAGGGAGGGCGGCGTCCCGCCCAGGCGGCCCTGGCCGGTCTTGTCCTTGCGAGCATGTTGGCAGGCGCCTTTCCCGCAACCGCCTTGGCCGCAGCTTCCTCGCAGACGGCGACAGTGGGCGAGGAGGCGAATAAGATTGAGAAGGCTTCTCCCCAAGTGGAAGCCCGCATCCAGAAGACCATCGACCTGCTCCGGTCACTCTACCCGGAGTTTGGCTCCTTGAATCTTCAGATGAAGTTCCGTGAGAAGAACACCCGCATGATGCACGGGCAGCGCCTGGAACGGGAAGAGTGGATCCTGTTCTTCGATGATCGGCAGTCGAAAGACAAGAAGTCGGAAGACTGGATCTACAACCAGGTACATATGAATTTTGATGAAACAGGCGCCCTGATCTCGTACAGTTGGCAAAACCCCAACTGGGCGGGAACAGACATGCCGGACAAGGCGATGGCATCAAAAAAGGCAAAGGAATTTCTGCAGAAGCTCATCGGCGCCGACCTTGACCGTTACGCGTCGGGGAGCGCCAGCAGCACCGGGACCCATGGCGCCGCTTCAGATGGCGGGAAAAAAGTCACCTGGACACACCGCAGCGTTCAGTTTGAGGGGCTCGTCAACGGCATCCCCCTGATGAACAGCAGCGACAATTGGACCGTCGATGTGGACGGAAAGGGCCGGATCGTCGGGGTGCACCACTGGAACAAGGAACGGCCTGATCCCGCCTTGTACCCTGATCCGGCCAAAGCGATCACCTTGGAAGCGGCGAAAAGGCGCTTGGCCGAGCAGACGCGGATGGTGCTGTCCTACCAGCCGCAAGAATTTCTGAATCAGCATCCGGGCGGCTTTGCTGACATGCCCTTGCCGGGGAGAAAGCCGATGGTCCTGGTCTACATGCCGGACAGCATGGGCTACATCGACGCCTTCACAGGAAATCTCTCTGAAGGATTCAACGCTGCTGCCGATGGATTCAAGAAGATGGAGGCGACCATCCGCATCACCGGCCAAGGGAAGGAGCGCTATGTCCGCAGTCCGGAAGAAGGTCGGCGGTTTATCGAAAAAGATCTCGGTTTCGACATGACGGGAATGACCTTTTTCGATGCCCTTAAGGGAGAGGAAGAAGAGCCCGCCGCGCCCACGATCAAGCGGTATCATTGGGACGAACAAGCCCGCATGGATAGCCTGATCGCGAAAATCCGGCCCGACAAGTTCCGCCCCCGCTACGCCTCTTTGACAACAGAATCGGATACAGGGCGGGTCTGCGGCTTTTCCATCGGTCGCGTCTACGTCGACAGCGAACGGCAGGTGCAGGAAGCAAAGCAGTATGGGGCGATCCCCGCCGAAGAGGCGAAAAAAAAGGCCGTCAGCTTCCTCCAGTCCTTCCTGCCGGCACGGACCATTGAAATGAAACTGTTAGAGCCGAAAGATGGGCAGCCGACGTACCCCGATTGGGTTGACCTGTCCAAGCTGCCTCAGGACTTCCATGAAAGTCCTGTCTACGATTTTATCTTTATCCCTATCCATGACGGCGTTCCCGTTGAAGGGCTCCACTGGCACGTGTCCGTCGACAAAGCGACGGGCACGGTATGGTCCTTTACCTATTTTCCCGTTGACTTTGACAAACTGCCGTCTAAGCGCGGCCTCCTTTCCCCGGAGGCGGCCAAGGAGAGGTACCTTAAAAACCTCGACATGAAAGAGGTCTATCTGTGGCCGGAGTTTTTCAACCAGCGTGCGCCCAAGCCCCAACTGGTCTATATGCCCGCATATGAGACCGCCGGCGTCATCGACGCCAAAACAGGGAAGCCGATTCCTTTCGTCAAGGAGTAA
- a CDS encoding Fic family protein: MDFQEIDRLKQIVDKYRPLCRELMEALSRKFREEWTYHTNALEGNTMTLQETVFFLREGLTVEGRTLKEHMEMLNHVEAIDFMQEALSSRDLSERMVKDFHAILFSDMKYAKGEIPVPPGLYKTRDNYVVTLSGEIHHYCPHYLVPEKMEELFRWYEDAKKSLHPLEISALMHQKLVAIHPFPDGNGRTARLVMNFLLLQKGYPPAIIPKERRREYYVALEEGDQGNTERFIRLVAEEVKRSLLVMHTEIAKVVQQQQPITGDKKKTDRV, encoded by the coding sequence ATGGACTTTCAAGAGATTGATCGGTTGAAGCAAATAGTGGACAAGTACAGGCCATTATGCCGAGAGTTGATGGAGGCTCTGTCAAGGAAGTTCCGCGAGGAGTGGACCTATCATACCAATGCGCTCGAAGGAAACACGATGACATTGCAAGAAACGGTGTTCTTTCTCCGCGAAGGATTGACGGTGGAAGGGCGCACGTTGAAAGAGCATATGGAAATGCTCAATCACGTGGAGGCTATTGACTTTATGCAAGAAGCGTTGTCCTCTCGTGACCTATCGGAACGAATGGTGAAAGACTTTCATGCGATACTGTTCAGTGATATGAAATACGCTAAGGGAGAGATACCTGTTCCCCCCGGATTGTATAAAACACGCGACAATTATGTTGTCACTCTGTCTGGGGAAATTCACCACTACTGCCCGCACTATCTTGTTCCGGAAAAAATGGAGGAGTTGTTTCGCTGGTACGAAGACGCCAAGAAGTCGCTACATCCCCTAGAGATATCTGCACTGATGCATCAGAAGTTGGTGGCGATCCATCCTTTCCCTGATGGAAATGGTCGAACCGCTAGGCTCGTCATGAACTTTCTTCTTTTGCAGAAAGGATATCCGCCGGCGATCATTCCCAAGGAGCGACGACGTGAGTATTATGTGGCCCTTGAAGAAGGTGATCAGGGGAACACTGAACGGTTTATCCGCCTCGTTGCCGAAGAAGTGAAGCGCAGCCTGTTGGTGATGCACACGGAAATCGCCAAAGTTGTTCAGCAACAACAGCCAATAACCGGTGATAAGAAAAAAACGGACAGGGTATGA
- a CDS encoding CoA-binding protein, whose amino-acid sequence MEDLISSMLKQKVWVVAGSFRSEEKWAYKIYRKLKQKGYTVYALNKAVKEVDGDPTYPELKDLPQVPQVINLVTPPEVSRKLVDESKAVGIDYVWFQPGAESAEAIEAAEKAGLKVLHNACVYALHN is encoded by the coding sequence ATGGAAGACCTGATTTCGTCCATGCTGAAGCAAAAAGTCTGGGTGGTGGCCGGTTCTTTCCGCAGCGAGGAAAAGTGGGCCTATAAGATCTACCGCAAGTTAAAACAAAAGGGGTACACCGTCTACGCCCTGAACAAAGCAGTTAAGGAGGTGGACGGCGACCCGACGTATCCCGAACTGAAAGACCTGCCCCAAGTCCCACAGGTGATCAACCTGGTCACTCCGCCGGAGGTGAGCCGGAAGTTGGTCGATGAAAGCAAGGCCGTCGGCATCGATTATGTATGGTTCCAACCGGGAGCGGAGAGCGCCGAGGCCATCGAGGCAGCGGAAAAAGCCGGGCTGAAGGTATTGCACAACGCCTGTGTCTATGCGCTGCACAACTGA
- a CDS encoding glycosyltransferase: MRIKNIIVLGMYPYPWHEKTISDTMRSMTRAFKGKKRIFINPSVGFQRAVRENYSFAMDWACRDDSGVIVCTPPLETIPSSFGLGSMKNSWVNKRLASLMASLLGDDWREDSLLYLSSGGIGQSYQTMMALKPKRMAFDILDDNLGFPGIRPDEKAVLEDRFRELVNKANVVTAVSPYLVEKFSAKFQNDIHLLPNGLDVERFSYRPEYARPIAELNGLERPVIGFIGALTSWIDFELILKMAEHIKTGSIALVGPIYSTAVSQLKGHPRIRFIDSIPYERVPHFLYQFDILLLPRNYEPHSLASDPLKLYEYMATGKPVLSTALPSAMRFQDVIYVGKTHQDILDLLGKIPAHWSSEQSLAEIQRVASMDWHQRAERLLRWIED, translated from the coding sequence ATGAGAATTAAAAACATTATCGTACTGGGTATGTACCCCTATCCTTGGCACGAGAAGACGATCAGCGACACCATGCGGTCTATGACGAGGGCATTTAAGGGAAAGAAAAGGATCTTTATCAATCCAAGTGTGGGATTTCAACGGGCCGTACGAGAAAACTACTCCTTTGCCATGGATTGGGCTTGTCGCGACGATAGTGGCGTCATCGTTTGCACTCCGCCGCTTGAAACAATCCCCTCCTCCTTCGGTCTGGGAAGCATGAAAAATTCTTGGGTGAATAAACGGCTAGCCTCCCTCATGGCAAGTCTTTTGGGGGACGATTGGCGGGAAGACAGTCTTTTGTACCTCTCATCGGGTGGGATCGGGCAATCCTATCAGACGATGATGGCATTAAAACCAAAGAGGATGGCTTTTGATATACTTGACGACAACCTTGGTTTTCCCGGGATCCGCCCTGATGAAAAAGCAGTGCTGGAAGACCGTTTTAGAGAACTCGTTAATAAAGCGAATGTTGTCACTGCCGTCTCACCGTATCTGGTAGAGAAGTTTTCTGCGAAGTTTCAGAATGACATTCATTTGCTCCCAAACGGTTTGGATGTGGAGAGATTCTCCTATCGTCCAGAGTACGCAAGGCCTATCGCTGAATTAAATGGGCTGGAAAGGCCTGTGATCGGTTTTATCGGCGCCCTGACGAGTTGGATAGACTTTGAACTTATCTTGAAGATGGCAGAACACATAAAAACGGGCTCCATTGCGCTGGTAGGGCCAATTTACAGCACAGCTGTGTCGCAGTTGAAAGGACACCCGAGGATTCGATTTATTGATTCGATCCCTTATGAGCGGGTACCGCACTTTTTATACCAATTTGATATTCTCTTATTGCCGAGGAATTATGAACCCCATTCGCTCGCATCGGATCCGTTGAAGCTGTATGAGTATATGGCCACCGGCAAGCCGGTCCTTTCAACAGCGTTGCCAAGCGCGATGCGGTTTCAGGATGTCATCTATGTAGGAAAAACCCATCAAGATATATTGGATTTGCTTGGAAAAATTCCTGCTCATTGGAGCAGCGAGCAGTCCCTGGCGGAAATTCAACGGGTGGCATCGATGGATTGGCATCAGAGGGCCGAAAGATTGCTCCGCTGGATTGAAGATTAG
- a CDS encoding HD domain-containing phosphohydrolase, producing the protein MRTERAQLEEALRNEALAGATLLASAVGSELQKGDVERINSLAWALLNQPNIQYVRVLDANGRVVTQREKTFYVTDVLIEQVPVLELDKTLGTVEIAVRMTDLRKQQKKRFDYSVAVACLASLAAVAFSAWISRRLTLPLVRLREAARRMADGDRSVRVPEAGSEETVALAIAFNQMAAAVADHQALLQEEIRKATASLAEKVETLESLDRIFRSALAQNARRDEVIGTIIDHIRVRVPAEAISIAVWEEEKKIAECYIWESQGAGILSLSIPLDQTRLLAVAAAGQPRICADLRREAMGLQEEELLALGYHSTVYVPLMAGERALGAIIVSSREPGFYTDEMVGRLTEMAQAVSISLNNANAYTSLNNAFWQMIKTLSRAIDMRDAYTGGHSEQVMLLSRAIARLAGLPDGEIETIGIAGLLHDVGKIGIRESILQKPGPLSADEAAEMKSHPAMGAELLRPIRMFRKVADIVHHHHERFDGKGYPLGLRGEEIPIASRVIAIADAIDAMASDRPYRKGLPPSVIQEELRRHAGTQFDPHLATIVVEHFDELMALVLRTADATV; encoded by the coding sequence ATGCGGACGGAACGCGCACAGTTGGAAGAGGCGCTGCGCAATGAGGCGCTGGCTGGGGCAACCCTTCTGGCAAGCGCTGTCGGATCGGAATTGCAGAAAGGGGATGTCGAGCGGATCAATTCCCTGGCCTGGGCGCTTCTGAACCAGCCGAATATCCAGTATGTCCGTGTGCTTGACGCCAACGGCAGGGTCGTGACGCAACGGGAGAAAACCTTTTACGTGACCGATGTGCTGATTGAACAAGTTCCGGTGCTGGAACTTGATAAGACCCTTGGGACAGTAGAGATCGCAGTCCGGATGACAGACCTCCGCAAACAGCAGAAAAAGCGTTTTGACTATTCCGTCGCCGTGGCCTGTCTGGCTTCGCTTGCCGCTGTGGCCTTCTCCGCCTGGATCAGCCGCCGGCTCACCCTGCCGCTGGTTCGTCTCAGAGAAGCGGCGCGCCGTATGGCTGATGGCGATCGGTCAGTCCGTGTCCCGGAAGCGGGCTCGGAAGAGACGGTTGCGCTGGCCATCGCCTTTAACCAGATGGCCGCGGCCGTGGCCGATCACCAGGCGTTGCTGCAGGAAGAGATCCGCAAGGCCACAGCGAGCTTGGCGGAAAAGGTGGAGACGCTGGAGTCGCTGGACCGTATCTTTCGGAGCGCCTTGGCGCAGAATGCGCGACGGGACGAGGTGATCGGGACGATTATCGACCACATCCGGGTGCGTGTGCCGGCGGAAGCGATCTCTATCGCCGTGTGGGAAGAGGAGAAGAAGATAGCTGAGTGTTACATCTGGGAGTCTCAGGGAGCGGGGATCCTGTCTCTTTCGATTCCCCTCGATCAGACGCGCTTGTTGGCAGTGGCGGCGGCGGGACAGCCGCGGATCTGCGCAGATCTGCGCCGGGAGGCGATGGGCTTGCAAGAGGAGGAGCTCCTCGCCTTGGGGTACCATTCGACGGTGTATGTTCCTCTGATGGCCGGGGAAAGAGCCTTGGGCGCCATTATTGTCAGCAGCCGGGAACCCGGTTTTTACACCGATGAGATGGTGGGACGGCTGACCGAAATGGCCCAGGCCGTTTCCATATCCCTCAATAACGCCAATGCCTACACATCGCTGAACAACGCCTTTTGGCAGATGATTAAGACGCTCTCCCGGGCGATCGACATGCGCGACGCCTATACGGGCGGCCATTCCGAACAGGTGATGCTCCTGTCGCGGGCGATTGCCCGTCTGGCGGGCCTTCCCGACGGAGAGATCGAAACGATCGGCATCGCCGGACTGCTCCATGATGTGGGCAAGATAGGTATTCGGGAGAGCATCCTGCAGAAGCCGGGGCCTTTGAGCGCCGATGAGGCTGCCGAGATGAAAAGCCACCCGGCCATGGGTGCCGAACTGCTGCGGCCCATCAGGATGTTCCGAAAGGTGGCTGATATCGTTCATCACCACCATGAACGCTTTGATGGCAAAGGCTATCCCCTCGGACTTCGCGGTGAGGAGATTCCGATAGCCAGCCGGGTGATCGCTATCGCCGACGCGATTGACGCCATGGCCAGCGACCGCCCTTACCGCAAGGGGTTGCCGCCCAGTGTCATTCAGGAAGAATTGCGCAGGCACGCCGGCACCCAGTTCGATCCCCATCTGGCGACGATTGTCGTCGAGCATTTTGACGAATTGATGGCACTGGTACTTCGGACCGCCGATGCGACGGTGTAG
- a CDS encoding hybrid sensor histidine kinase/response regulator encodes MVRLDNPEQWKKTIIGYSTLGILAIGILIALVSIIPYYNHLQSDAEQQLIAALRSRTMVLEQFLSKCRDVTLQVTSRSQIKKSLSAYYHGEISRQELALYTAERLKEALNPEAGVIGITRFDRDKQALVQVGAALPQECPCVAEDNSGREAIHGPALIEGTPVLLVSAPITTATGDVLGYDTVIFRTDGLRHILEDKTGLGDTGGVLLARVQGEQGEWLFNLHEASTPSTFPIDTKDPVGATLLKASEGQSGLYNPHFVLAPHHIIAYGPIPDTCWVLLVMMSSDKFYAPIRVQTSLLAGVILGLIVLGVLAITLLLRLLTGKIIIHASEMEAEIRRKTLALEKELQERRQMQTALQLAKEEADVANRAKSAFLANMSHEIRTPMNAIIGIADLLWETPLNEEQKKFVHIFRDAGNNLLALINDILDLSKIESGKQVLQPVEFYLDNLVNDTIALFSTRAQEKGLELTVRLPDDIPRLLLGDVGALRQVLFNLLGNAIKFTETGAVSLHIEVADPVVSPSGATADPNPPHFPGQPVHLRFSVIDTGLGIPPEWQDRIFDSFTQVDASLTRRFGGTGLGLAICKRLVELMGGQIWVDSEPGKGSTFTFTACMVALPPPHLPPAVSVENRLPESAGSSEQAPEPDGRHRRETGAALPPTATKSR; translated from the coding sequence ATGGTCAGACTGGACAACCCGGAACAGTGGAAAAAAACCATCATCGGCTATTCGACCCTGGGGATCCTTGCTATCGGGATCTTGATCGCCCTGGTCAGCATCATCCCCTACTATAACCACTTGCAAAGTGATGCCGAGCAGCAACTGATCGCGGCGCTCCGCTCCCGGACCATGGTGCTGGAACAGTTTCTGTCGAAGTGCCGCGATGTCACCCTTCAGGTGACTAGCCGCAGTCAAATCAAAAAAAGCCTCTCCGCCTACTACCACGGCGAGATCAGTCGCCAGGAACTGGCCCTGTATACGGCTGAACGGCTGAAAGAAGCCCTGAACCCGGAGGCCGGCGTCATCGGCATCACCCGCTTTGACCGAGACAAACAAGCGCTGGTCCAGGTCGGCGCCGCATTGCCTCAGGAATGCCCCTGTGTCGCCGAAGACAACAGCGGCAGAGAGGCCATCCACGGCCCCGCGTTGATCGAGGGCACGCCCGTCCTCCTCGTCAGCGCCCCCATCACCACCGCGACCGGCGACGTGCTCGGCTACGATACGGTCATCTTCCGAACAGACGGGTTGCGCCATATCCTGGAAGACAAGACAGGGCTCGGCGATACGGGAGGAGTCTTGCTCGCACGCGTCCAGGGAGAGCAAGGCGAGTGGCTGTTCAACCTTCACGAGGCGTCCACCCCTTCCACCTTCCCTATTGACACAAAAGACCCCGTCGGGGCTACACTCCTGAAAGCGTCCGAGGGACAAAGCGGCCTTTACAACCCTCATTTCGTTCTGGCTCCCCACCACATCATCGCTTACGGTCCGATCCCGGACACTTGCTGGGTGCTCCTGGTCATGATGAGCTCCGACAAGTTTTACGCTCCCATCCGGGTTCAGACCAGCCTGCTCGCTGGCGTTATCCTCGGATTGATCGTCTTGGGCGTCCTGGCGATCACCCTTCTACTGCGCCTCCTGACCGGCAAAATCATCATACATGCGAGTGAAATGGAAGCAGAGATACGGCGCAAAACCCTGGCCTTGGAAAAGGAACTGCAAGAGCGCCGGCAGATGCAGACAGCCCTACAGCTGGCTAAAGAAGAAGCCGATGTGGCCAACCGCGCCAAGAGCGCCTTTCTGGCTAATATGAGCCATGAGATCCGCACCCCGATGAACGCCATCATCGGCATAGCCGACCTGCTCTGGGAAACACCGCTCAATGAAGAGCAAAAAAAATTCGTCCACATCTTCCGCGATGCCGGCAACAATCTCCTGGCGCTGATCAATGACATCCTCGACTTGTCCAAGATCGAGTCAGGCAAACAGGTGTTGCAGCCCGTCGAATTCTACCTGGACAACCTGGTCAACGATACAATCGCCCTCTTCTCCACCCGCGCCCAAGAAAAGGGCCTTGAACTGACGGTGCGACTGCCCGATGATATCCCTCGCCTTCTGTTGGGCGACGTCGGCGCCCTCCGTCAGGTGCTCTTCAACCTCCTCGGTAACGCCATCAAGTTCACCGAAACAGGCGCCGTCTCCCTCCACATCGAAGTCGCTGACCCGGTGGTATCGCCATCCGGCGCAACAGCAGATCCTAACCCGCCCCATTTTCCCGGCCAACCGGTCCACCTGCGTTTTTCCGTCATCGATACAGGCCTTGGCATCCCACCGGAGTGGCAAGACCGAATCTTCGACAGCTTTACCCAGGTCGACGCCTCATTGACACGGCGATTCGGAGGAACCGGCCTCGGCCTCGCCATCTGCAAACGCCTCGTCGAACTGATGGGCGGACAGATCTGGGTCGACAGCGAACCGGGAAAAGGCAGCACCTTCACTTTCACTGCTTGCATGGTCGCCCTTCCGCCACCTCACTTGCCCCCCGCCGTATCTGTAGAGAACCGTCTCCCCGAATCGGCGGGAAGCTCGGAGCAAGCGCCGGAACCGGATGGACGGCACCGCCGGGAAACAGGCGCTGCTTTGCCGCCGACTGCAACGAAGAGCCGGTGA